The following coding sequences are from one Leptolyngbya sp. NIES-3755 window:
- a CDS encoding hypothetical protein (conserved membrane hypothetical protein;~similar to AA sequence:cyanobase_aa:LBDG_28180), with the protein MTSAGKKVMVLAQFSLLKPMTRPDLPPEIRQPIQQTAAHPAFEKLARLGYAAKGIVYFVVGLLAAQAAIGIGGRTTDTSGALQEIVTQPFGKLLLSLVAIGIVGYVLWRLVQAVLDPEGTGRATGAKRIAQRIGYLISAIAYSGLALTAIQLILGTGSSGGNASQDWTARLLAQPFGQWLVGLAGLIVLGVGLSYFYQAYTAKFQRHFKLNQMNSTERTWAKRLGQFGIASRGVVFSIIGLFVILAALYSNASEVKGLGEALAVLSQQSFGPWLLGIVSLGLIAYSIFSLIEARYRQLVH; encoded by the coding sequence ATGACTTCTGCTGGAAAAAAGGTGATGGTATTAGCACAATTTTCTTTGCTAAAACCAATGACACGACCTGATCTGCCTCCAGAGATCCGCCAACCCATTCAGCAAACGGCTGCTCATCCTGCTTTTGAGAAACTAGCACGACTTGGGTATGCAGCGAAAGGCATTGTGTATTTTGTGGTGGGATTACTTGCCGCTCAAGCCGCAATTGGGATCGGAGGCAGAACAACTGATACGAGTGGCGCACTACAAGAAATCGTCACGCAACCTTTCGGCAAGTTGTTGTTGAGCTTAGTCGCGATCGGGATTGTTGGCTATGTGCTCTGGCGATTGGTTCAAGCTGTTCTTGATCCAGAAGGCACAGGTCGCGCAACTGGAGCAAAGCGAATCGCGCAACGCATCGGCTATTTGATTAGTGCGATCGCGTATTCAGGGTTAGCATTGACCGCGATTCAACTCATTCTGGGCACTGGGAGTTCTGGTGGGAATGCCTCACAGGATTGGACTGCTCGCTTGCTGGCGCAACCCTTTGGACAATGGCTGGTGGGTCTAGCTGGTTTAATTGTTCTGGGAGTCGGGTTGTCTTATTTCTATCAAGCCTATACTGCCAAGTTTCAGCGACATTTCAAGCTGAATCAGATGAATTCCACCGAGCGTACTTGGGCAAAACGACTTGGACAGTTTGGAATTGCATCGCGAGGGGTGGTGTTTAGTATCATTGGTTTGTTTGTCATTCTAGCGGCTCTCTATTCTAATGCTAGTGAAGTCAAAGGATTAGGCGAGGCATTAGCAGTTCTATCACAACAGTCCTTTGGTCCCTGGCTTCTAGGAATTGTCTCGCTGGGCTTGATTGCCTACAGCATTTTTTCGTTAATTGAAGCTCGATATCGACAACTGGTGCATTAA
- a CDS encoding transport system permease (similar to AA sequence:cyanobase_aa:LBDG_49970) gives MNSTRPRSVKSPISLAFGLGLSAIVLLIVLIYSVTLGARDIPLPTILGSFTTFDHSFDHLVIQTLRLPRSLIAMSVGAALAVSGALMQGLTRNPLAETGILGIEAGGALAVVMSLFLFGSSSLTVYAGVAFLGAAIAAVLVYLLGTLGRGGATPLNLTVAGAAMSALISSITTAILIVSQRTFEEIRFWLAGSLAGRDFSLFLQVLPFLVAGLLIAFLLGRQITTISLGEEVATSLGQQTLWIKILTAISIVLLAGSSVAIAGPIGFIGLVVPHMVRFFIKTDYRWILPYSAVLGAILLLVSDIAARVLLKPQELPVGVMTAIVGAPFFVYLAKTKVKK, from the coding sequence ATGAATTCAACACGACCTAGATCCGTCAAATCTCCTATCTCACTGGCATTCGGGCTGGGTTTGAGCGCGATCGTCCTGCTAATCGTTCTAATTTACAGTGTCACGCTGGGCGCAAGAGACATTCCCCTGCCGACGATTCTCGGATCGTTTACGACCTTTGATCATTCATTCGATCATCTGGTCATTCAGACGTTGAGGTTGCCACGATCGCTAATCGCTATGTCTGTCGGTGCAGCTCTCGCGGTTTCAGGCGCATTGATGCAAGGACTCACTCGCAATCCCCTTGCAGAAACTGGGATCTTAGGCATTGAAGCAGGAGGCGCTCTCGCGGTTGTGATGAGCTTGTTCCTTTTTGGAAGTTCCTCGTTGACTGTTTATGCAGGAGTCGCATTTTTAGGAGCCGCGATCGCGGCTGTTCTCGTTTACCTTCTAGGAACATTGGGACGCGGTGGCGCAACGCCTTTAAATTTGACAGTTGCAGGGGCAGCGATGTCTGCACTAATTTCTTCGATTACGACTGCAATTCTCATTGTGAGTCAGCGCACGTTTGAAGAAATCCGCTTTTGGTTGGCGGGATCGCTAGCAGGGCGGGATTTTAGCTTGTTCTTGCAGGTTTTACCGTTTCTTGTTGCTGGATTGCTGATTGCCTTCTTACTCGGTCGGCAAATTACAACGATTAGTTTAGGGGAAGAGGTGGCGACGAGTTTAGGACAGCAGACTCTTTGGATTAAGATCTTGACGGCAATTAGCATTGTTTTACTGGCAGGAAGTTCGGTTGCGATCGCAGGACCAATTGGATTTATTGGCTTAGTCGTCCCTCACATGGTTAGATTTTTTATCAAGACAGACTATCGCTGGATTTTGCCTTATTCAGCCGTACTGGGTGCAATTCTATTGCTCGTATCTGATATTGCTGCGCGGGTGCTATTGAAACCGCAAGAACTCCCGGTTGGTGTGATGACAGCCATTGTAGGCGCACCGTTCTTTGTCTATCTTGCGAAAACAAAGGTGAAAAAATGA